In Spirobacillus cienkowskii, a genomic segment contains:
- a CDS encoding ABC transporter permease subunit: protein MTHFAKVQATRGAFLRADLTVIFVVIILGFGFANFLNTGSSAYLEKFEIDTSLSSLPNYASLSLVRSLIALILSFIFAIIYGTIAANNKSLERFLIPLLDVLQSLPVIAFLPGFVLALISVFHSSRWGLELSCLLTIFTGQVWNLAFAYYESQKTLQPEFKDVAKIYRLSALQKFFFVDLPNGYRPLIYNGMMSMAGGWFFLTTCEAFTIGHKDFRLPGLGSYLSETFATGNYFNFCVALVVLLVVIIGCDFLIWKPLIAWVTRFRDGDDTQSSGEESWFLNVIRQTRVPDFISNFFKKSILFLFPKADIQISGATRKYLIDNIDKWGTIISPKNWFSDANVDKIKRSYMLSLIVTFAIGGLVFSLLPKLPSFGQSLATISSTDWFHLIQAVFLTGAKVFSVIIISSIWTIPVGLWLGLNPKLERFFQPIIQNFAAFPAPVLFPFLALALSHSHLPSFLNATLLMCVGSQWYILFNVISGASRISADLKFVTQIYKFSLWQRFHKLYFPAILPSLVTGWITAAGGAWNASMVAEIVNFPGGSLFSFGIGAELVNASTEGNYQKLIAAIICIVVTLIILNRTLWQTLQIYAERVKD, encoded by the coding sequence ATGACACATTTTGCAAAAGTACAAGCAACTCGAGGCGCCTTTTTAAGAGCAGACCTTACGGTAATCTTTGTTGTTATCATTTTAGGATTTGGGTTTGCTAATTTTCTCAATACGGGAAGCTCTGCGTATCTTGAAAAATTTGAAATCGATACATCGCTTTCTTCTTTACCAAATTATGCTTCCCTTTCTCTTGTACGAAGTCTAATTGCGCTGATTTTAAGTTTTATATTTGCTATTATTTATGGAACAATTGCTGCTAATAATAAATCACTAGAACGTTTTTTAATCCCTCTTTTAGACGTGCTCCAAAGTTTACCTGTGATCGCTTTTTTGCCAGGTTTTGTGCTGGCATTAATATCCGTATTTCACAGCAGTCGTTGGGGATTAGAACTATCATGTCTTTTAACAATTTTTACAGGACAAGTTTGGAATCTCGCTTTTGCTTACTACGAATCGCAAAAAACACTGCAACCAGAATTTAAAGACGTAGCTAAAATATATCGCTTATCAGCACTGCAAAAGTTCTTTTTTGTCGATCTGCCTAATGGTTATCGACCTCTCATTTATAATGGAATGATGTCCATGGCTGGCGGTTGGTTTTTTTTAACCACCTGTGAAGCATTTACGATTGGTCATAAAGATTTTCGCCTACCAGGTCTTGGAAGCTACTTGTCAGAAACATTTGCAACAGGAAATTATTTTAATTTTTGTGTCGCACTTGTTGTGTTATTGGTTGTGATTATTGGTTGCGATTTTTTAATCTGGAAACCATTGATTGCCTGGGTGACACGCTTTCGTGATGGCGATGACACTCAAAGTTCAGGCGAAGAAAGCTGGTTTTTAAATGTAATCAGACAAACTCGAGTTCCAGATTTTATTTCTAATTTCTTTAAAAAAAGTATTTTATTTTTATTTCCTAAAGCAGACATTCAAATTTCTGGAGCAACACGTAAGTATTTAATTGATAACATAGACAAATGGGGCACAATTATAAGTCCTAAAAATTGGTTTTCTGATGCCAATGTCGATAAAATAAAACGCTCCTACATGCTTTCACTTATTGTCACATTCGCAATTGGTGGATTGGTATTTTCACTGTTACCTAAGCTTCCCTCTTTTGGCCAATCCCTTGCAACAATCTCAAGCACAGATTGGTTTCATTTGATTCAAGCAGTTTTTTTAACAGGTGCGAAAGTTTTTTCTGTAATTATTATTAGTAGCATTTGGACTATTCCTGTGGGCCTTTGGCTTGGACTAAACCCCAAACTTGAACGATTTTTTCAACCAATAATTCAAAATTTCGCTGCTTTTCCAGCACCAGTATTGTTTCCTTTTTTAGCATTGGCACTCAGCCACAGCCACCTGCCCTCTTTTCTAAACGCGACACTTTTAATGTGTGTCGGAAGCCAATGGTATATTTTATTTAATGTGATAAGTGGCGCTTCTCGTATTTCTGCTGATTTAAAATTTGTCACCCAAATTTATAAATTTTCTCTCTGGCAGCGATTTCACAAACTCTATTTCCCAGCTATTTTGCCTTCTCTCGTAACAGGCTGGATCACAGCTGCAGGTGGCGCCTGGAATGCAAGCATGGTTGCTGAAATTGTGAACTTTCCTGGAGGATCTTTATTTTCTTTTGGGATTGGAGCAGAGCTTGTTAATGCTTCGACGGAAGGAAACTATCAAAAACTCATTGCTGCAATTATTTGTATTGTCGTGACACTCATTATTTTAAACAGAACACTTTGGCAAACCTTACAAATTTATGCTGAACGGGTTAAGGATTAA
- a CDS encoding succinylglutamate desuccinylase/aspartoacylase domain-containing protein, with the protein MLKNYLEKFELIEKKYPGKIKDSITFNFNKHKGHLVFSCLIHGNEVGGLPAFLKIIALLEKKELQFHGKVTFIIGNKPASLKNKRFVERDLNRCFHNSLELKTWESYRAQEIKSVVNECDVFFDFHQTTRPCKTPFYIFAMHKNSYLWARAVGLSHIFVTRSSTKAFSPEGMCSDEYVRNLNKIGITLELGEQGLHKNAEDICFLAMKRSLYLMDEIYLRKKNLSSLAKKNNDFNFLKICYSEKFDHPQKRLEEGFVNLQKISKNMLMGYSISEKAFFAPSDGYILFPQYPNRDSSLIATEELSPYIYVLASKIKKLT; encoded by the coding sequence ATGCTTAAAAATTATTTAGAAAAATTTGAGCTTATAGAAAAAAAATACCCCGGTAAAATTAAAGACAGTATTACATTTAATTTTAATAAACATAAAGGCCATCTTGTTTTTTCTTGTCTTATTCATGGCAATGAGGTGGGAGGATTGCCAGCATTTTTAAAAATCATTGCCCTACTTGAAAAAAAAGAATTGCAATTTCATGGTAAAGTGACTTTTATTATTGGCAACAAACCCGCAAGCTTAAAAAATAAAAGATTTGTAGAACGCGATCTCAACCGGTGTTTTCATAACTCACTAGAATTAAAAACGTGGGAATCTTATCGCGCGCAAGAAATAAAAAGCGTCGTGAATGAGTGCGATGTTTTTTTTGATTTTCACCAAACAACTCGTCCCTGTAAAACCCCTTTTTATATTTTTGCTATGCATAAAAACAGTTATTTATGGGCAAGAGCTGTGGGCTTGAGTCATATTTTTGTAACAAGAAGTTCTACTAAAGCATTTTCTCCAGAAGGAATGTGTTCTGACGAATATGTCAGAAACTTAAATAAAATAGGCATAACTCTTGAGCTTGGCGAACAAGGATTGCACAAAAACGCAGAAGATATTTGTTTTTTGGCAATGAAAAGATCGTTATATTTAATGGATGAAATATACCTTCGTAAAAAAAACTTGTCTTCTCTCGCCAAAAAAAATAACGACTTCAATTTTCTTAAAATTTGTTATTCAGAAAAGTTTGATCATCCACAAAAACGACTTGAAGAAGGTTTTGTCAATTTACAAAAAATTTCAAAAAATATGCTTATGGGTTATTCCATATCTGAAAAAGCATTTTTTGCCCCTTCTGATGGATATATTTTATTTCCTCAATATCCTAACAGAGACTCCTCACTCATTGCCACCGAGGAGTTAAGTCCTTATATTTATGTGTTGGCTTCGAAAATCAAAAAACTAACATAA
- the rpmB gene encoding 50S ribosomal protein L28, with the protein MSRVCELSGKGGLVGNRVSHAKNRTKVRLLPNLQSKSIYAPGLGKFVKVRLSTSALRTVNKIGIEAYCSKKGIVIK; encoded by the coding sequence ATGTCACGTGTATGTGAATTATCCGGAAAAGGCGGTCTAGTTGGAAACCGTGTTTCTCACGCTAAAAATAGAACCAAGGTTCGTCTTCTTCCAAATTTACAATCAAAGAGCATTTACGCTCCAGGTTTGGGCAAGTTTGTTAAAGTTCGCCTAAGCACCAGTGCACTTCGCACTGTTAATAAAATTGGTATTGAAGCTTACTGCTCTAAAAAAGGCATCGTTATCAAATAA
- a CDS encoding ATP-binding cassette domain-containing protein encodes MTKKKIILSVRSLCKDYRRPSGNMFTVLEGINLDIYDGEFLALVGLSGSGKSTLLRCMAGLLNPDRGTVTYASPSPENMQLSAYVFQNFALFPWMTIRENIAVSMPKLSKFEQNDRIDRMIQMVGLKGFEDAYPRELSGGMRQRVSLARAMVSDPMIMFMDEPFSALDPLTSESLRAELVRIWSQQDRKIRSCVLVTHRFEEALQLADRILILSSNPGTIFRSIEIHLPRPRMPNSHAYKEIEEQLEKAFGQLHLDKVTEDSEFDTQQPDNQQNIIIKTQDFNQKNKFNTPKNVSENRNNKQNSLPKSRRVKPLINTNLTLVEGLISRLSTEVETTDLYDLCEDMGQSVDQVLPAVAAAETLGFITTPGIVVVLTEEGRLFALEHDAEVRGNIMRNAILKLPVVYSIYDLVQKAGKDGLEAEIAIEQIVMMLPFEDHDVQFQTLLKWCRYANLIVYDSDEEKLFIPD; translated from the coding sequence ATGACAAAAAAGAAAATCATACTCTCAGTGCGATCTCTTTGCAAAGATTATAGACGACCCAGCGGCAACATGTTTACTGTCTTAGAAGGAATCAATCTTGACATCTATGATGGCGAATTTTTAGCTCTGGTCGGTTTGTCAGGATCTGGCAAGTCAACCTTACTCCGTTGTATGGCAGGACTCCTCAACCCCGATCGCGGTACTGTGACTTACGCCTCTCCATCCCCTGAAAACATGCAACTCAGCGCATATGTGTTTCAAAATTTTGCGCTTTTTCCGTGGATGACAATTCGAGAAAATATTGCAGTCTCCATGCCAAAACTTTCTAAATTTGAACAAAACGACCGTATCGATAGAATGATACAGATGGTTGGTTTAAAAGGTTTTGAAGATGCTTATCCTAGAGAATTGAGTGGTGGCATGCGGCAAAGAGTGAGTTTAGCAAGAGCAATGGTGTCTGACCCTATGATTATGTTTATGGATGAGCCCTTTTCGGCACTTGATCCACTAACAAGTGAATCATTAAGAGCCGAACTTGTGCGTATTTGGTCGCAACAAGATAGAAAAATACGATCCTGTGTGTTGGTCACCCACCGTTTTGAAGAAGCATTGCAACTCGCTGATCGCATCTTAATTTTATCGTCTAATCCAGGAACTATTTTTCGCTCAATAGAAATTCATCTTCCAAGACCTCGTATGCCAAACTCACATGCTTACAAAGAAATTGAAGAACAGCTCGAAAAAGCATTTGGTCAATTGCACCTTGATAAAGTAACAGAAGATAGCGAATTTGACACGCAACAACCTGACAACCAACAAAATATTATTATCAAAACCCAAGATTTTAATCAAAAAAACAAATTTAATACTCCAAAAAATGTTTCTGAAAATCGTAACAATAAACAAAATTCATTGCCGAAATCCCGACGCGTAAAACCCCTGATTAATACAAACCTAACCCTTGTCGAAGGATTAATCAGTAGGTTGAGTACTGAGGTTGAAACAACAGACCTTTATGATTTGTGTGAAGACATGGGGCAAAGTGTCGACCAAGTGTTGCCCGCGGTTGCCGCAGCAGAAACTCTGGGGTTTATCACAACCCCAGGAATTGTTGTGGTGCTCACAGAAGAAGGACGACTGTTTGCCTTAGAGCATGATGCAGAAGTTCGCGGCAACATTATGCGTAACGCTATTTTAAAATTACCTGTTGTTTATTCTATTTATGATCTGGTGCAAAAGGCGGGAAAAGATGGCTTAGAAGCTGAAATCGCGATTGAACAAATTGTCATGATGCTGCCATTTGAAGATCATGATGTCCAATTTCAAACTCTTTTAAAATGGTGCCGCTATGCAAATTTAATTGTTTATGATTCAGATGAAGAAAAATTGTTTATACCCGATTAA
- a CDS encoding efflux RND transporter periplasmic adaptor subunit has translation MSDSSKKIKVALTIFYIILALVFIGYVAKRIFISHILSNLTPPSQVVSAAEAKFENWQPYLYSVGTLSAINGVDISAETAGHVRAIYFNSGKFVKQGEPLIQLDDSSEQAQLKDISAQLHLAQVNDKRIKQLYQQGAASQSNVDDSNTKVKQLLANYENARSLIAKKLIRAPFSGKIGIKQVNIGQYIAAGFACASLQTANALYAQFTLPQQDATKIKVNQEAILTVDAYPGQIFTGKITAIDSKIDVATRTIQAQATIENLENKLLPGMFVSIKVLLPIIPNSIVLPETAITYSLYGDSAFKVTLDKEKTKDGELQGTVKRVFVKSGERRDNKVVILEGINASDLVVSSGQLKLFDGSKIIINNSVNL, from the coding sequence ATGTCTGATAGTTCAAAAAAAATTAAAGTTGCACTGACAATTTTTTATATTATTTTAGCTCTTGTTTTTATTGGTTACGTTGCAAAAAGAATTTTTATTTCTCACATTTTATCAAATTTAACGCCACCTTCTCAAGTGGTTTCTGCAGCAGAAGCAAAATTTGAAAATTGGCAGCCTTATCTTTATTCTGTCGGTACATTAAGTGCAATTAATGGTGTTGACATCAGCGCCGAAACTGCGGGTCATGTTAGAGCAATCTATTTTAATTCTGGTAAATTTGTAAAGCAAGGCGAGCCACTTATTCAACTTGATGATTCGAGTGAACAAGCACAATTAAAAGATATTTCTGCGCAATTACACCTTGCACAAGTTAACGACAAACGCATTAAACAACTGTACCAACAAGGTGCTGCATCCCAGTCAAATGTTGATGATTCTAATACTAAAGTAAAACAATTATTAGCAAACTACGAAAATGCACGTTCTTTAATTGCCAAAAAACTCATTAGAGCGCCTTTTAGTGGCAAAATTGGCATAAAACAAGTAAATATTGGTCAATATATTGCGGCGGGCTTTGCCTGCGCAAGTTTGCAAACAGCAAATGCACTTTATGCACAATTTACATTACCACAGCAAGATGCAACCAAAATTAAAGTTAATCAGGAAGCAATTTTAACTGTTGATGCCTACCCGGGTCAAATTTTTACAGGAAAAATTACTGCTATTGATTCTAAAATTGATGTCGCAACACGAACCATTCAAGCCCAAGCAACAATTGAAAATCTTGAAAATAAATTGCTTCCAGGTATGTTTGTGTCAATTAAAGTGTTACTTCCTATTATTCCAAACTCAATTGTACTTCCAGAAACAGCTATCACCTATTCGCTTTACGGAGATTCAGCATTTAAAGTAACATTAGATAAAGAAAAAACAAAAGATGGTGAATTGCAAGGAACTGTTAAAAGAGTTTTTGTCAAAAGTGGCGAAAGAAGAGATAATAAAGTTGTTATATTAGAAGGAATAAATGCTAGTGATTTGGTTGTAAGCAGTGGCCAACTGAAACTGTTTGATGGCTCAAAAATAATTATCAATAATTCTGTAAATCTTTAA
- a CDS encoding 2-oxoglutarate dehydrogenase E1 component, with protein sequence MSDNFTSIFQNNSGYVEEMFARYCSDPNSVGIEWRSYFEGFHEGFSTASTLAKDNAHYYTLLQKMSENTKQDSTHTGQSQLLDFDLKVIAYIQAWKNHGHLNAKTNPLNIPIVPAVTLLPETYGIQKEDYSKKTTAGSMLGLGTLTFNELAKALDSRFAGPVGAEIEHIENPEERKWLHEEFAKIYTSIPKEAQKQIYQELAKADALEKTIATKYIGKKRFSIEGADAQFPAVESYMDACADLDVKECTVAIAHRGRLNFLVNVVGKPLENLLAEFEGYPHDGLQGDCDVKYHYGFESERLTRNGKKMRVSMPFNPSHLEYVGSVAMGDTRARQNVYYNGDTSRVASIVLHGDAAFSGQGVVFENVQMMTLNGYSIGGTLHIVANNQVGFTTDYKDSRSATYCTDIAKVTGSPVFHINADHLDALHNLMVMAARYRNKYKKDFYIDLVCFRRHGHNETDEPSFTQPLLYKVIKDKLPPYEEYAKYLVNKNNFSEDELKSIYNNYRSEMNSIYDKVKNDHLKIQQFTPLRDAGELKLVQEKEMLKTFNTQLSESHLKELALKICQLPEGFTPNPKLARIIVADRKEMAEGHKKLDWGMAELLAYATLLNQGYQVRLAGEDAQRGTFSHRHVTLIDYETGAPYTSISNCAAENAKVEVINTLLSEEAAMGYEYGYAVRLTKGIVLWEGQFGDFANGAQVIIDQFIAAGETKWAQTQGLVLLLPHGMEGQGAEHSSARLERFLQLCANGNMQVCYFTNAAQIYHALRRQVLRNFRKPLIIMTPKSFLRSPRAATTLKDLASGQLEEIIDDSRHTKTNSVERLLLCTGKISLDLFDALEKEDYKQKANSTAVVRLEQLYPFHAEKAESILSRYKNLKTIAWVQEEPANMGAWGFVKDELEKVIKKSKLNLELQYFGRTRRATPAVGLEKQHFVEQEKLIKAALESTTSTSI encoded by the coding sequence ATGAGCGATAATTTTACTTCTATTTTTCAAAACAACTCTGGTTATGTTGAAGAAATGTTTGCGCGCTATTGCTCCGACCCAAACTCAGTAGGCATAGAATGGCGTTCTTACTTTGAAGGATTTCATGAAGGCTTTAGCACAGCATCGACCCTTGCTAAAGACAACGCTCATTATTATACGCTGCTTCAAAAAATGAGTGAAAATACCAAACAAGATTCGACTCACACAGGACAAAGTCAATTATTAGATTTTGATCTCAAAGTGATTGCTTACATTCAAGCATGGAAAAATCATGGACATCTCAATGCCAAAACAAATCCTCTTAATATTCCTATCGTTCCTGCAGTCACTCTTTTACCAGAAACATATGGAATTCAAAAAGAAGATTATTCTAAAAAAACAACCGCAGGATCCATGTTAGGCTTAGGGACCTTAACCTTTAATGAGCTTGCAAAAGCATTGGACTCCCGCTTTGCGGGACCTGTTGGTGCTGAAATTGAGCACATTGAAAATCCTGAGGAAAGAAAATGGTTGCACGAAGAGTTTGCAAAAATTTACACAAGCATTCCAAAAGAAGCGCAAAAACAAATTTATCAAGAACTCGCTAAAGCAGACGCTCTCGAAAAAACAATCGCAACCAAATACATTGGCAAGAAAAGATTTAGTATTGAAGGTGCAGATGCCCAATTTCCTGCTGTAGAAAGCTATATGGATGCATGTGCAGATTTAGACGTTAAAGAATGCACTGTTGCCATTGCGCACCGCGGGCGACTTAATTTTTTGGTCAATGTTGTTGGCAAACCTCTAGAAAATTTGCTTGCAGAATTTGAAGGCTACCCACATGACGGTCTGCAAGGAGACTGTGACGTTAAATATCACTACGGCTTTGAATCAGAAAGACTCACACGCAATGGTAAAAAAATGCGGGTTTCTATGCCTTTTAATCCAAGCCACTTAGAATATGTTGGTTCTGTTGCAATGGGAGATACCCGCGCACGCCAAAATGTTTATTACAATGGTGACACTTCTCGTGTTGCCTCAATTGTTTTACATGGAGATGCGGCATTTTCTGGACAAGGAGTTGTTTTTGAAAATGTGCAAATGATGACTTTAAATGGATATTCTATTGGCGGCACACTTCATATTGTTGCCAATAATCAGGTTGGATTTACAACCGATTATAAAGACTCTCGCTCAGCGACTTACTGTACCGATATTGCAAAAGTAACAGGTTCGCCTGTTTTTCATATTAACGCAGATCATCTCGATGCATTGCATAATTTAATGGTGATGGCTGCTCGTTACCGTAATAAATATAAAAAAGATTTTTATATTGACCTTGTATGTTTTAGAAGACATGGACATAATGAAACAGATGAACCATCTTTTACACAACCTTTATTGTACAAAGTAATTAAAGATAAATTACCTCCTTATGAAGAATATGCAAAATATTTAGTAAACAAAAATAATTTTAGTGAAGATGAACTAAAATCTATTTATAACAATTACCGTTCAGAAATGAATTCTATCTACGATAAAGTTAAAAATGATCATTTAAAAATACAGCAATTTACTCCACTTCGTGATGCAGGAGAACTAAAACTCGTTCAAGAAAAAGAAATGTTAAAAACGTTTAATACACAACTTTCTGAATCTCATTTAAAAGAATTGGCATTAAAAATTTGTCAGCTGCCCGAAGGTTTTACGCCCAATCCAAAGCTTGCTCGTATTATTGTTGCCGATCGCAAGGAAATGGCTGAGGGTCATAAAAAATTAGATTGGGGTATGGCAGAACTATTGGCGTATGCAACACTTCTCAATCAAGGGTACCAAGTGCGTTTAGCCGGAGAAGACGCGCAACGCGGGACATTTTCGCATCGCCATGTCACGTTAATTGATTATGAAACCGGGGCTCCTTACACATCAATCTCTAACTGTGCTGCAGAAAATGCAAAAGTAGAAGTTATCAATACTCTTCTTTCTGAAGAAGCGGCAATGGGGTATGAATATGGCTATGCCGTGCGCCTCACTAAAGGAATTGTTCTTTGGGAAGGACAGTTTGGTGACTTTGCCAATGGTGCACAAGTGATTATTGACCAATTTATCGCAGCGGGCGAAACAAAATGGGCGCAAACTCAAGGCTTGGTACTTTTATTGCCACATGGCATGGAAGGACAAGGCGCAGAACATTCGAGTGCACGTTTAGAACGTTTTTTACAACTTTGTGCAAATGGCAATATGCAGGTTTGCTATTTTACCAATGCAGCACAAATTTACCATGCGTTAAGACGTCAGGTTTTACGTAACTTTAGAAAACCTTTAATAATTATGACGCCAAAAAGTTTTTTAAGAAGTCCACGCGCCGCAACCACATTAAAGGATCTCGCGTCAGGACAATTAGAAGAAATTATCGATGATTCAAGACATACAAAAACAAATTCTGTTGAACGTTTATTATTATGTACCGGAAAAATATCGCTAGATTTATTTGATGCTCTTGAAAAAGAAGACTATAAACAAAAAGCAAATAGCACAGCAGTTGTCCGTCTTGAACAGCTTTATCCATTTCATGCAGAAAAAGCAGAAAGCATACTCAGTCGTTATAAAAACTTAAAAACAATTGCCTGGGTTCAAGAAGAACCTGCAAACATGGGAGCTTGGGGCTTTGTTAAAGACGAACTCGAAAAAGTGATCAAAAAATCAAAACTGAATCTCGAACTGCAATATTTTGGACGCACTCGCAGAGCAACACCCGCCGTTGGTCTTGAAAAACAACACTTTGTTGAACAAGAAAAATTAATCAAAGCGGCGCTAGAATCAACAACAAGTACAAGTATCTAA